The Candidatus Bathyarchaeota archaeon sequence CGACCCTTATGTTAGGGGGATACTGCATTCTGCTTATTCCAGCAAGGTCTGCTCCAGCGTAACTGCACCAGTTGCACAGGAACGCTAGTATTTTCGGGGGCCATTGTTTTTCTGCAGGTTTCACTTTTGGTCACCTCAACGCGTTTATGATCAAGCTCATCTGCATGTCGGTGAAGCCCTTGATATCAATTGCTGAGCACCTGCAAGTAGCGGCGCAGGCTCCGCATCCCTTGCAAAGTGCGCTGTTCACCTTTGCTATTTTCCCCCTTTTGGTTTCTTCAATTTCTATGGCGTTGTAGGCGCATACCAGTATGCAGAGCTCGCACGCTGTGCACCTATTCGGGTTGACAGTGGCGATGATTCCCTCAGCCTCGATGGTGTCTTTCGTCAGCAGCGTACACGCTCTGGACACCGCGGCCTTCGCTTGAGAAATACTCTCTTCTATAGATTTCGGTGAGTGAGCCATCCCGCACACGAAGATGCCTTCTGTAGCGAAGTCGACAGGGCGAAGCTTGGCGTGCGCCTCTAAGAAGAAGCCGTCTTCGTTTACGGGAACCTTCAGCATCTTGGCTAGAGTCTCGTTTTCTTCGAGTGGAATCACGGCTGCGCTCAGAACGAGGAGATCTGCGTCTATGATGATGTCTTCTTGGATGGTTGGTTCAAAAACTGATATCTGCAAGACTTCTTTTCCTCCTGACGCGGCCTTGGCAACCTTCGGCTTGTTTTCTTCTTCGTAGCGGATGAAGACGACTCCCGCCTCTCGAGCCCTTCTGTAGTGTTCTTCCATTAGGCCGTAGGTTCTTATGTCTCGGTACAGAATGTACACGTTAGCGTCCGGGTCTTTCTCCTTTATTTTCAAGGCGTTCTTGACTGCCTCTCCACAGCACATTCTGCTACAGTATGGGTGTTCGTCATTCCTAGACCCTACGCATTGGATCATCACCATGTTCCCGAACTTTTCGTTGCCAGCAGTGGCGATTGTATTCTCCAATTCCAACTGCGTCAATATACGGCGGTCCTTTCCATAGAGGTACTCATTCGGGTGGTGTTCTTCGCCTCCGGTAGCCACGATGATGACTCCGTGATCTAGCTCCTTTTTCGCTTCGCTGCCCGAGTTTATGGTTACAGTGGTTTTGAAGTTTCCCACGTAGCCGGAGACGTTCTCGACCTTTGCGTTAAGGAAGACTTGGATCAGCTTGTTCGAGTTTACCTTTTCAATAATGGTTCTTAGGTACTCTTGGGTGTCGTCGTTGTCCAACGTGTAGTATATTTTGCGCAGGAAGCCTCCAAGCTCATTGTTCTTTTCTACCAAGTCAACTTCAAAGCCTTGTTCGGCTAAGGCTAGAACCGCGGTCATTCCGGCCAATCCTCCCCCGATGACGAGGCCTCGGCGGGTGACCCCCAGAGAAAGCCTTTCTAAGGGCTCCAGCATTCTAGCCTTCGCCACAGCCATTCTCACCAGATCCTTCGCCTTCTCGGTAGCGGCTTCAGGATTGCGCATGTGCACCCAGGAACATTGGTCGCGGATGTTCGCCATCTCGAAGAGATACCTGTTTAAGCCAGCTGCCTTTATCGTTTCTTGGAAGAGAGGTTCATGGGTTCGGGGTGAACATGAGGCCACTATAACTCTGTTTAGTTCGTATTCTTGGATTCTCTTCTTGATTATCTCTTGAGTGTCTGAGGAGCATGTGTAGAGGTTTTCGCAGGCGTAGACAACGTTCGGGAGAGTCTGAGCATAATCCACAACGCTTGGAACGTCTACAATCCCTCCAATGTTGATGCCGCAGTAACATATGAAAACCCCTATTCTGGGAGGCTGACCTCTAACATCCAGCTCTTTTGGATATTCCTTCTTCTTGACCAGGGTTCCTCGAACAGAAGAGAGCAATTCGCCCACACTGGTAGCGGCGGCGCTGGCCTGAGTAACGGTTTCAGGAATATCCTTTGGTGATGAGAACATGCCACAGACGAAAACTCCAGGCCTAGAGGTTTCCAACGGATGAAAAGGTTGGGTTTTACAGAAACCGTGCTCGTTCAGCTCAACACCGAGGCTTTTAGCTAGCTTCTTAACGTTCTCGGATGGTGTAAAGCCGACCGATAGGACGACTAGGTTGAACTCTTCTTCGTGGAGCCTTCCGTCTTCGGTTTCATACCGTATCCTCAGGTTTTGAGTTTTGGGTATCTCCTTTACTTCGGACACCCTACACCTGACAAACCTTAATCCGTACTCGTTCTTAGCTCTCTCAATATACTTGTCGAAGTCCTTCCCGTAGGCCCGCAGGTCTATATAGAAGATAGTGGGTTCAATCTGGCTCATGTGCTCTCTGGCTATAACCGCCTCCTTCGTGGAGTACATGCAGCAAACCGAAGAGCAGTAGCCGTTTCCACACGTGACATCTCTAGAGCCGACGCACTGTATGAAGGCAATTTTCCTAGGGATATCTCCGTCTGAAGGCCTCTGTACACGCCCCAGGAAGGGGCCAGAGGCACTCAGGATGCGCTCGAACTCGATACTCGTGACCACGTTGGGGTATCTTCCGTAACCGTACTCACTCTTCAACCTGGCGTTAAACTCTTCAACGCCGGGGGCTAGAATGACAGCGCCAACATTCAGCCTAACTTCTTTCTCTTGATCCGAGTAGTTTATAGCGTCGGCCAGACAAACGTTTTTACAGAGCCCACAGCCTACACACTTTTCCCTATCGATCATGTACACCAAGGGAACGGCTTGCGGGTAGTTGATGTGAATCGCCGTTCTCTCACTCAAGCCTTTGTTGAAGGTGTCTATGGCGTCAACTGGACAGAACTTGGCGCACACCCCACACCCTGTGCACTTCTCGATGTCAACGTATCTCGGTCGTTGTCTCACTGAGACGTTAAAGTTGCCTACCTCTCCAGAAATCTCGGTGACTTCGGAGCAGGTCAAAACCTCAACGTTCAGGTGTCTTCCGCATTCCACAAGCTTTGGGGACAGAATGCACATGGAGCAGTCGTTGGTTGGAAAGGTTTTGTCCAGCTGCGCCATGACTCCGCCTATAGCCGAGGAGTTGTCCAATACGTAAACTTTGAAACCTGACTCGGCTAGGTCAAGTGCAGCCTGTATCCCTCCAATCCCCCCACCTACAACTAGCACTGAACCCACCTTGCTGGTTTCAGAAACCGGGTTTTGCAAATTCACCATTTTGGCATTCTCCAGTTGTCGAATTTTTCTCTCACCCTCCCGTCCTGCGGTACTTCGGGCTGTTTCCTTCAATTCCCACGACAGAGACTAATCCGTCGCGCTCAAGAGAGACCATATTTCTCAGTACTTCCCTCGGTGAAGCTTCCACTCTCTGGGCAATCTCTTTGACAGAAAGAGCGTCTTCTTCCATGGAAAGGAGAATTCTTCTTTTTGCAAACTCCTTTTCGATTGTTTGGAGCGTCAGTTGGTCGAACTTTTCTTGTGACACCTTCTCTCCGAAGACGTTCTTGTCCTCTACGAGTTCTCTTTCTCTGCCCACAAGCCATCTAATTCTCTCCTGGGCAAGGACTTCCCTGGCTGCGACTAAGCATGTCTTTAACTCTTGGGATTCCATGTCTGTTTCTTTGCCAAGTCGGCCCAATTTCTTTACCCTCTCTGTAAAATTTTTCACCAGAGTTGCGAAACGTTCACCCTCAGCCGCAGACACCCAATCGACCAGCAATCGGTCAGGAGATAACCCTACATTTTTCAGAACTTTTTTAGTCGTCTTCATTCTTCTCTCCGCGTAGTAGTTTCCAGTCATGTAGTGACAGGTTCCTAAGTGGCAACCCAGAACCATGACACCGTCCAGCCCTCGGATGAATACTTCTAGGACGATGGTTGGGTCAACCCTTGCTGAGCACATCACTCTGATAATTCTGATGTTTGAAGGGTACTGAAAACGGCTGACTCCAGCCAGGTCTGCGCTGGCGTAGGAACACCAGTTGCAGAGAAATCCGAGGATGTCTGGTTCAAAGCTTTCTTTGAAGGTCAAGGTTTCACCTCAGTTAGGGGAATTACTTGAGCGAGGAGTTGCTCATCTGTGAAGTGCTGCATGGTGATCGCCTTTTGAGGGCAGCCAGCTCCGCATGCCCCGCACCCCTTGCAGGAAGCGGCTATCACCTTGGCTTTTCTCCCTTTCTCGATCTCTTCGACTTGTATCGCTTTGAAGGGGCAGGTCAGCTCGCACAAGCTGCAGCCTGAGCATTCGTCCTCATTAACCAGAGGGATTAGGGGCTCAGTTTTCACATGTCCAACTGCCATAGGTATGGACGCTCGAGAAGCTGCGCCATACGCTTGGGAAATGCTCTCGCCGACATTGGCTGGCCAGTGGGCGCAACCGCATACATAGATGCCGTCCGTAGCGAAGTCGACAGGTCGAAGTTTCACGTGGGCCTCTAGGAAGAAACCGTTCTCATCCACAGGCACTTTCAGTTTCTGTGCGAGGTCTCTGGAGTCGTTGTGAGCAACCATGGGGGTCGACAGTACAACGAGGTCATAAGGCAGGATGAGTTCTTCGCCTAAAAGCTCATCATAAACTCTCACCGATCCGTTCTCGAGGACTGGCTGCCTTTCTGGCGAGTGTTTTATGAACGTTATGCCGGTTCCTCTCGCTTTCCCATAGTAATCCTCGTATTTTGTTCCTGGGGTCACTATATCTCTGTAGAGCACGAAAACTTGAGCGTCTGGGTTAGCTTCTTTGATCAGCATGGCGTTTTTGAGGGCGGTTGGACAGCAAACTTTAGAGCAGTAAGCTCTTTTTTCGTTTCTCGACTCTACGCATTGAATCATCACAACAATGTCAGCGTTGAGCCTTCCTTCCTTCAGCATTCGTTCCAGTTCCATCTGGGTGATAACGTGTTCTCCATCGTAGGCATATATGCCCACGGGCTTGAGCGTATCAGCCCCTGTTGCCACTATGATCACTCCGGCCTTGAATAACTTCTCCTTTTCTCCTTGCTTTACTGTTACATCATAGTTGCCCACGAATCCTTTAACTTCTTTAACTTCGGAAGATGTCAAAATCTCTATCTTCGGGTTATTCTTAAGCTTCTCCGCTTTCGCTTGAACCCACTTTGAGGCTTCCTCGTGCGTTGGGTAAAGCTTGTAGAGGCTGTTTAGAGTCCCGCCTAGCCGGTCCTCCTTCTCCACCAGCTTCACCTCAAAGCCTCGGTTGGCTAGGCTTAGCGCACAAGTCATTCCCGCAATTCCTCCACCAATCACCAAAGCGCACGGATTGACCTCAACCTCAGTCTCTTCCAAAGGCTCTAGCAGCCCCGCTCTCGCGACTCCCATCCTTATGAGGGCTTTCGCCTTTTCGGTTGCCCTCTCCCTTTCTTGCATGTGAACCCAAGAGCACTGGTCCCGTATGTTGACGAACTGAAAGAGGTAGGGGTTCAGTCCTGCCTCCTTGCAGGTGGACCTGAACAGGGGCTCGTGGGTCCTAGGAGTGCAAGAAGCTACGACCACCCGGTTAAGTTTGTTTTCGACTATGGCATTTTTTATTTCTGTCAATCCGGCATCAGAGCATGTATACTGATTGCCCTTCGCGAAAACAACATAAGGCAAACTCAATGCGTATTTGGCGAGTCCCGGAACGTCCAAGAACCCTCCTATGTTTGTGCCGCAGTGACAGACGAAAACGCCAACTCTTACTTCATTCAAGCTCTTTTCACCTCATCACCGTTTCCGCCGCTCTCTCGGCTGCTCCACTCGCTTGGGTAACAGACTCTGGTATATCCGTTGGGTCCCGACAGCAACCACACACGAATATTCCCGGCTTTGTCGTGTCTAACGGGATGAGAGGGTCCGTCTTGAAAAAGTTATATTCGTCAAGCTCGACGCCCAGAGCTTTTGCCAGTTCCTTTACGCTCCTCCTTGGCATCAGGCTTGTCGCCAAAACCGCCAGATCTACGGTCATTTTCTTTGTTTTTGAGCTCTTAGTTTCTTCGTACCAAACCATGAGGTTCTCGTCATGGTCTTCGGTGATCTTGGCTACTCTTCCTCTGATGTATGATATGTTATACTCTTGCTCTCCCCTCGCCACGTACTCTTGAAAGTTCTTGCCTGGGGCCCTGAGGTCCATGTAGAATATGTAAGACTTCACCTTGGGGTTATGTTCGTAGGCAAGCATGGCCTCCTTGGTTGCGTGCATACAGCAGACGGATGAGCAGTAACGGTTGTTTTTGAGATCTCTAGACCCGACACATTGGACGAAAGCGATTTTCGCTGCGGGCTTATCGTCTGAGGGTCTCAGAAGGTGTCCTCCAGTGGGTCCCGAGGCGCATATCAGCCTTTCGTATTCCAAAGAAATGACGACGTTCCTGTACCTTTTGTAGCCATACTGGGAGATTCCAGACGGGTCGTAAGGGTCAAAACCAGTGGCGACGATGATGGCACCAACGTGCAACATTACGTTTGTGTCCTCCTGCTCAAAGTCTATTGCCTTCTTAGAACATATCTTCTCGCAAATTTTACACACTCCTCTCGTTAAGTAAAGGCAGTTTTCCCGATCGATACTCATGACCGCTGGGACTCCTTGAAGGTAGTATGGGTATATAGCTTCCCTCTTTCTCAGTCCCATATCAAACTCGTCAGGTACCTTCACTGGACACTTGGCAGCGCACTCTCCACAGTTGACACACTCCTTTTCCTTCACAAATCTAGCATACTTACGTAACTTTACAGAGAAATCTCTCACTTGTCCCGTTACCTCTTTGACCTCCGACAGCGTGTGGAGGGTGATGTTTGTATGTCTGAAGCAATCAGCCAGTTTTGGGGCTAGTATACAAATGGAGCAGTCGTTTGTCGGAAAAGTCTTGTCAAGTTGAGCCATCCTCCCCCCTATGCTCGGCTGCCTCTCAACTAGGTGCACCTTTATTCCCATATCTCCGAGGTCGAGTGCGGCCTGAATGCCAGCTATCCCACCACCGATAACCAGAATTGCCTTAGGCTTTTCCCCCAAGGACCTTTCCTCCCGCCAATTCCGAAAGCCTCTCCTTGGCTCTCATCTTCTTTCTCCTAGAGTAGGAGACGATCTTAGCCATCATCTTTGTCTTCTCCAGCTTACTTTCCTCCACATCTTCGAATGTTCTCTCCTGGATGTAACCCTTACGAAGAGCTTCATCGTAGACTGATGAACCTAATTCTGTCCTTATAAGAACTGTAGTGTATTCATTGGGTGAACCAAGTCCTCCAACCGAGATATCTGCATACTCGTTGCTGAAGTCTTGACATGCAAAACATGCTGGGCGAGCAACTTCATCTATCTCTTCTAATGGGACATGAATTGTCACGCCCTTAGTGAGGGTAATTATGAAGTCGTCTTTGATATTTAGTTTAACAATATTCTCCAGATTGATGTCGAGTTTTTTTTCTAACCTTTCCCTCGCTACGTCATTGAAGGAGAAGTTCTCTATGCAGAAAAGTCCTATTGTATACTTTATGAGGTGAGCTGGGATGATCCCCAGGCACTGCATCTTTCGGATCGCGTTAATCTGGCAGGGAGTTCCAACCACAGCGATATCCTGTAGATATCTTTTCTCTAAGCTCTTTACTGTGGACAGGATCGGGGTGTAAGTAGTATATTTTCCCCCTAATTCTTCTAGGTGGAGGGACCCTGAGAACGTAGAACCCGCCGCTTCGATGAGCCCCTCACGTGTCCTAGCTATTATCGCCTTCCTAGCGAAGCGTCCGGTCTTCTTTGAGACAATTGCGCCATTTATCAGATTGCGCTCTAATAAGTATATAAGGAGGGAGGTCACTACTCCTCCGTCTGTGCAAATTTTTTTTATCTTTTTATCTGTCGTCTGAGTGGAGATTACCTTCTGGTATTTTCCAATAGAGGGATTCCAACCGAATTTTTCCTGGAGCTCTACATTTAACGTATCTGTTTGGGGACATATGAGATAGCATATTCCGCATTTTAGACAATTATCCTCGTTGATGTATCGTGGCAACTCGTTTTCTCCCATCTCTAGGGCGTTAAGTTCTCCAGCTGAGCAGAAAGAGACGCAGCCACCACACTTGCCACATATTCCGGTTTCAACAACTTCCTTGATCAGGTCTTTAAATGACTTAACCTCCTCCATGTTAACCAAGCCTTAGAATGTTAGTATAATTTTGTACCATTATTTAGGAATTTCTTATTTGCAAATTGGAGAACAATAGATATAAAGCAGCGGTGTAAACGTATAGCTTCTCATGAAGTCTCGGAGAGATTCAAGCTGCCCAGAAAAATAGTAATTATTGGCGCCAACGCTGCTGGCGTTCATGCAGCCAACGCGGTCCGCAAAACCGATTCGAAGGCTGAAATAATTCTAATAGATAAGGAGCCATATCCAGCGTACTCTCGTTGCGGTATACCGTATGTGTTAGCGGGTGAGATACCCAGTTTTGAGGATCTCATGGCCTTTCCTCCGTCCCACTATAGAATGATGAAATTTGATCTACACCTTGAAACTAATGCTAAGTCTATCAA is a genomic window containing:
- a CDS encoding CoB--CoM heterodisulfide reductase iron-sulfur subunit A family protein, with amino-acid sequence MGEKPKAILVIGGGIAGIQAALDLGDMGIKVHLVERQPSIGGRMAQLDKTFPTNDCSICILAPKLADCFRHTNITLHTLSEVKEVTGQVRDFSVKLRKYARFVKEKECVNCGECAAKCPVKVPDEFDMGLRKREAIYPYYLQGVPAVMSIDRENCLYLTRGVCKICEKICSKKAIDFEQEDTNVMLHVGAIIVATGFDPYDPSGISQYGYKRYRNVVISLEYERLICASGPTGGHLLRPSDDKPAAKIAFVQCVGSRDLKNNRYCSSVCCMHATKEAMLAYEHNPKVKSYIFYMDLRAPGKNFQEYVARGEQEYNISYIRGRVAKITEDHDENLMVWYEETKSSKTKKMTVDLAVLATSLMPRRSVKELAKALGVELDEYNFFKTDPLIPLDTTKPGIFVCGCCRDPTDIPESVTQASGAAERAAETVMR
- a CDS encoding Coenzyme F420 hydrogenase/dehydrogenase, beta subunit C-terminal domain is translated as MEEVKSFKDLIKEVVETGICGKCGGCVSFCSAGELNALEMGENELPRYINEDNCLKCGICYLICPQTDTLNVELQEKFGWNPSIGKYQKVISTQTTDKKIKKICTDGGVVTSLLIYLLERNLINGAIVSKKTGRFARKAIIARTREGLIEAAGSTFSGSLHLEELGGKYTTYTPILSTVKSLEKRYLQDIAVVGTPCQINAIRKMQCLGIIPAHLIKYTIGLFCIENFSFNDVARERLEKKLDINLENIVKLNIKDDFIITLTKGVTIHVPLEEIDEVARPACFACQDFSNEYADISVGGLGSPNEYTTVLIRTELGSSVYDEALRKGYIQERTFEDVEESKLEKTKMMAKIVSYSRRKKMRAKERLSELAGGKVLGGKA
- a CDS encoding CoB--CoM heterodisulfide reductase iron-sulfur subunit A family protein; translation: MNEVRVGVFVCHCGTNIGGFLDVPGLAKYALSLPYVVFAKGNQYTCSDAGLTEIKNAIVENKLNRVVVASCTPRTHEPLFRSTCKEAGLNPYLFQFVNIRDQCSWVHMQERERATEKAKALIRMGVARAGLLEPLEETEVEVNPCALVIGGGIAGMTCALSLANRGFEVKLVEKEDRLGGTLNSLYKLYPTHEEASKWVQAKAEKLKNNPKIEILTSSEVKEVKGFVGNYDVTVKQGEKEKLFKAGVIIVATGADTLKPVGIYAYDGEHVITQMELERMLKEGRLNADIVVMIQCVESRNEKRAYCSKVCCPTALKNAMLIKEANPDAQVFVLYRDIVTPGTKYEDYYGKARGTGITFIKHSPERQPVLENGSVRVYDELLGEELILPYDLVVLSTPMVAHNDSRDLAQKLKVPVDENGFFLEAHVKLRPVDFATDGIYVCGCAHWPANVGESISQAYGAASRASIPMAVGHVKTEPLIPLVNEDECSGCSLCELTCPFKAIQVEEIEKGRKAKVIAASCKGCGACGAGCPQKAITMQHFTDEQLLAQVIPLTEVKP
- a CDS encoding CoB--CoM heterodisulfide reductase iron-sulfur subunit A family protein; this encodes MVNLQNPVSETSKVGSVLVVGGGIGGIQAALDLAESGFKVYVLDNSSAIGGVMAQLDKTFPTNDCSMCILSPKLVECGRHLNVEVLTCSEVTEISGEVGNFNVSVRQRPRYVDIEKCTGCGVCAKFCPVDAIDTFNKGLSERTAIHINYPQAVPLVYMIDREKCVGCGLCKNVCLADAINYSDQEKEVRLNVGAVILAPGVEEFNARLKSEYGYGRYPNVVTSIEFERILSASGPFLGRVQRPSDGDIPRKIAFIQCVGSRDVTCGNGYCSSVCCMYSTKEAVIAREHMSQIEPTIFYIDLRAYGKDFDKYIERAKNEYGLRFVRCRVSEVKEIPKTQNLRIRYETEDGRLHEEEFNLVVLSVGFTPSENVKKLAKSLGVELNEHGFCKTQPFHPLETSRPGVFVCGMFSSPKDIPETVTQASAAATSVGELLSSVRGTLVKKKEYPKELDVRGQPPRIGVFICYCGINIGGIVDVPSVVDYAQTLPNVVYACENLYTCSSDTQEIIKKRIQEYELNRVIVASCSPRTHEPLFQETIKAAGLNRYLFEMANIRDQCSWVHMRNPEAATEKAKDLVRMAVAKARMLEPLERLSLGVTRRGLVIGGGLAGMTAVLALAEQGFEVDLVEKNNELGGFLRKIYYTLDNDDTQEYLRTIIEKVNSNKLIQVFLNAKVENVSGYVGNFKTTVTINSGSEAKKELDHGVIIVATGGEEHHPNEYLYGKDRRILTQLELENTIATAGNEKFGNMVMIQCVGSRNDEHPYCSRMCCGEAVKNALKIKEKDPDANVYILYRDIRTYGLMEEHYRRAREAGVVFIRYEEENKPKVAKAASGGKEVLQISVFEPTIQEDIIIDADLLVLSAAVIPLEENETLAKMLKVPVNEDGFFLEAHAKLRPVDFATEGIFVCGMAHSPKSIEESISQAKAAVSRACTLLTKDTIEAEGIIATVNPNRCTACELCILVCAYNAIEIEETKRGKIAKVNSALCKGCGACAATCRCSAIDIKGFTDMQMSLIINALR
- a CDS encoding hydrogenase iron-sulfur subunit, producing the protein MTFKESFEPDILGFLCNWCSYASADLAGVSRFQYPSNIRIIRVMCSARVDPTIVLEVFIRGLDGVMVLGCHLGTCHYMTGNYYAERRMKTTKKVLKNVGLSPDRLLVDWVSAAEGERFATLVKNFTERVKKLGRLGKETDMESQELKTCLVAAREVLAQERIRWLVGRERELVEDKNVFGEKVSQEKFDQLTLQTIEKEFAKRRILLSMEEDALSVKEIAQRVEASPREVLRNMVSLERDGLVSVVGIEGNSPKYRRTGG